The bacterium nucleotide sequence GAGAAAAGCTGAATCTGTACATGCACATCGATACGGATGAGGCCAATGCCGCGGGCATGACCGCAGAAAATTCCTATGGCATTTTGATCAAAGAAGGGAGCAAATAGTTCTTCCGCCTCCCCATTCGAGATCGCTGTGATAGAAAAGCGGACGAAAGGCTGGATCCCTGTGGGCTCTATCCACAGCCGGTAAGCAAGGCTTTGGCGCCGCACCGGAGCAGAACCAGAGAATGCAAGATCTATGGTCCGGGAGCCACGAAAAGCGGATACCTGATATTCAATGTATTTCAAGTTTACTCTAAAATCATTAACCGTGTGAAAGGAGTTGTACCATGGCACAAGAAGCGTTGGGCATGATCGAAACAAAAGGATTTGTCGGCGCCGTTGAGGCGGCTGATGCGATGGTGAAAGCGGCCAATGTCAAGATGATCGGCAAAGTGGCGATCGGCGGCGGTCTGGTCACCGTGCTGGTGCGCGGCGATGTGGGCGCGGTCAAAGCGGCTACGGATGCTGGCGCGGCGGCAGCGGAAAAAGTGGGCGAGCTGATCTCCGTTCATGTCATCCCCAGACCTCATCAGGACGTGGAGATGTTGCTGCCTGGCAGGTCCGACAAATAGCGCGGAGGCGATATCGTGCAGAACTCGATCCCTGCTTTAAAAAGAGATATCGTTGAAATCGGCCGCCGTGTTTACAACCGTGGTTTTGTTGCTTCCAATGACGGCAACATCAGCGTGCGGGTGGATGAAAAACGCGTGTTGATTACTCCCACTGGAGTGAGCAAAGGCTTTATGAAAGTCGAGGATATCATCCTCGTCGATCATGATGGCAACGTTTTATCCGGCAATAAAAAGCCGTCGTCTGAAGTCTTTATGCATCTGC carries:
- a CDS encoding BMC domain-containing protein, which translates into the protein MAQEALGMIETKGFVGAVEAADAMVKAANVKMIGKVAIGGGLVTVLVRGDVGAVKAATDAGAAAAEKVGELISVHVIPRPHQDVEMLLPGRSDK